The Streptomyces europaeiscabiei genome window below encodes:
- a CDS encoding SIR2 family NAD-dependent protein deacylase, with the protein MNKPLVAILSGAGISTDSGIPDYRGPNGLWRRDPEAEKLVTYEYYMGDPEIRRRSWQMRRKNRTLQAEPNAAHRAVAELERAGVPVRVITQNVDGLHQLAGMPARKVLELHGTARSVVCTRCHARGPMEDALARVEAGEEDPPCQECGGILKSATVMFGERLDPVVLGEAAAITKACQVFIAVGTSLQVQPAAGLAGVAADHGARLIIVNAEPTPYDARADEVVREPIGTALPALLRGLGETTR; encoded by the coding sequence ATGAACAAGCCCCTCGTCGCCATCCTCAGTGGCGCAGGCATCTCCACCGACTCCGGCATTCCCGACTACCGGGGCCCGAACGGGCTGTGGCGGCGGGATCCGGAGGCCGAGAAGCTGGTGACGTACGAGTACTACATGGGCGATCCGGAGATCCGACGGCGGTCGTGGCAGATGCGGCGCAAGAACCGGACGCTCCAGGCCGAGCCGAACGCCGCGCACCGGGCGGTGGCCGAGCTGGAGCGGGCCGGGGTGCCCGTGCGGGTGATCACGCAGAACGTCGACGGGCTGCACCAGCTCGCCGGGATGCCCGCCCGCAAGGTGCTGGAGCTCCATGGCACGGCACGCAGCGTGGTGTGCACCCGGTGCCACGCCCGGGGGCCGATGGAGGACGCCCTTGCCCGGGTCGAGGCGGGTGAGGAGGATCCGCCGTGCCAGGAGTGCGGTGGGATCCTGAAGTCGGCGACGGTGATGTTCGGCGAGCGCCTCGACCCGGTGGTGCTCGGCGAGGCCGCCGCGATCACCAAGGCCTGCCAGGTCTTCATCGCCGTCGGCACCAGCCTCCAGGTCCAGCCCGCCGCCGGTCTCGCCGGAGTCGCCGCCGACCACGGAGCCCGGTTGATCATCGTCAACGCCGAGCCGACCCCGTACGACGCACGCGCCGACGAGGTCGTACGGGAGCCGATCGGTACGGCGCTGCCCGCGCTGTTGCGCGGGCTTGGCGAGACCACTCGATAG
- a CDS encoding protein kinase domain-containing protein: protein MEPLGSDDPEELGPYRLVARLGAGGMGRVYLARSPQGRTVAVKAIRPELMGDKNFRIRFRREVEAAGAVGGRYTAPVVDADPEGAIPWLATDYIAGPTLAEAVAAHGPLPAESVLVLGAGIAEALISVQAAGLVHRDLKPSNVLLAADGPRVIDFGIVRASDGYDLTRSGALFGSFEYMCPEQATGEPLGPEGDVFSLGSVLTFAAAGHAPFSGTAAATLLYQVVHSAPDLTGVPEPLDKIINLCLTKDPRLRITPDKLAAACAPGGVEHLTGDGWLPPSVTSSIALRAAAVQTLDAAPNTPVAFPGTGTGTGPAAYGFQQERPAYGSQRDGAAYATRQSRVAYDFEHEAPGPTENPSASGSGRPYDGSGHPGRQGGVPSPGGVGGEPPGSGPHSRPEPYSAPEEPEPYRPSSAGHRRTVPRPGPSRRTVLTVSAGSATAAAAGAALVLGRPEKAAVRSTEPAGPAPKPLWTYRGGPLLQAPAVFNDGTALVKTRPGDLVCLDLKDGTRPKWVYEGISQSPTPTVLAFDAAIALGEGATVIGVDPVDGGERFTIDFGPDFRFDTLLGATDDRAVSVIGVRLQRDSAEQGVATSTDTVFGVDLAGRRAEVIPISPEDVGVRLAPVILPDFFVYADGLRNVTARSTDSSGVLWRHPVGYDLRPGLAVLSRTVFAIGRELEALNLSTGKLRWRVKPERGMFASLGGYGNTVYVTGTDPAGVYAFNAGTGARRWFCPTPRLNIDQPVTAGPDAVYVPAHQNKNGIYAIGAAKGRLLWNFTDGLETGVNDWQLACDHSGVLVAQHYDRAYGLPAP from the coding sequence ATGGAACCACTGGGCTCAGACGATCCCGAGGAGCTAGGTCCCTACCGTCTCGTGGCACGGCTCGGCGCAGGAGGGATGGGACGGGTCTATCTGGCGCGCTCCCCACAAGGGCGGACCGTCGCGGTCAAAGCCATCCGTCCCGAGCTGATGGGGGACAAGAACTTCCGCATCCGCTTCCGCCGCGAGGTGGAGGCCGCCGGAGCGGTCGGCGGCAGATACACCGCGCCCGTGGTGGACGCCGACCCGGAGGGCGCCATCCCGTGGCTGGCCACGGACTACATCGCCGGGCCCACCCTGGCCGAGGCGGTCGCCGCGCACGGCCCGCTCCCGGCGGAGTCGGTGCTCGTGCTGGGCGCCGGCATCGCCGAGGCACTGATCTCGGTCCAGGCCGCCGGTCTGGTGCACCGCGACCTCAAGCCGTCCAACGTGCTCCTCGCCGCCGACGGCCCGCGCGTCATCGACTTCGGCATCGTCCGGGCGAGCGACGGCTATGACCTCACCCGCTCCGGCGCTCTCTTCGGCTCCTTCGAATACATGTGCCCCGAGCAGGCCACGGGCGAGCCGCTGGGCCCCGAGGGGGACGTCTTCTCACTGGGCTCGGTGCTCACGTTCGCCGCGGCCGGACACGCGCCGTTCAGTGGCACCGCCGCGGCCACGCTTCTCTACCAGGTCGTGCACAGCGCACCCGACCTGACGGGTGTGCCCGAGCCCCTGGACAAGATCATCAACCTCTGTCTCACCAAGGACCCCCGGCTGCGGATCACCCCGGACAAGCTGGCCGCGGCCTGCGCGCCGGGGGGCGTGGAGCATCTGACGGGCGACGGCTGGCTGCCCCCGTCGGTGACCTCCTCGATCGCCCTTCGCGCGGCGGCGGTCCAGACCCTGGACGCCGCACCGAACACCCCGGTCGCGTTTCCCGGGACCGGGACCGGGACCGGGCCTGCCGCGTACGGCTTCCAGCAGGAACGTCCCGCCTACGGGTCGCAGCGGGACGGGGCCGCGTACGCCACGCGGCAGAGCCGGGTCGCGTACGACTTCGAGCACGAGGCACCCGGTCCCACGGAGAACCCGTCGGCGTCCGGCTCCGGCCGCCCGTACGACGGCTCCGGACACCCGGGCCGACAGGGCGGGGTGCCGTCGCCCGGCGGTGTCGGCGGCGAACCGCCGGGATCCGGGCCCCACTCCCGCCCGGAGCCCTATTCCGCCCCCGAGGAGCCGGAGCCGTACCGCCCCTCCTCCGCCGGGCATCGCCGCACCGTCCCGCGGCCCGGTCCGTCACGGCGTACGGTCCTCACCGTGTCAGCCGGCTCCGCCACCGCCGCCGCGGCCGGCGCCGCCCTGGTGCTCGGCCGGCCGGAGAAGGCGGCCGTGCGGTCGACGGAGCCCGCGGGGCCGGCCCCGAAGCCGCTGTGGACCTACCGCGGCGGCCCGCTGCTCCAGGCACCCGCCGTCTTCAACGACGGCACGGCCCTGGTGAAGACCCGCCCGGGTGACCTGGTCTGCCTCGACCTCAAGGACGGCACCCGGCCCAAATGGGTCTACGAGGGGATCAGCCAGTCGCCCACCCCGACCGTGCTGGCCTTCGACGCCGCGATCGCCCTCGGCGAGGGGGCAACGGTGATCGGGGTCGACCCGGTCGACGGAGGGGAACGTTTCACCATCGACTTCGGGCCGGACTTCCGGTTCGACACACTGCTGGGTGCCACCGACGACCGGGCCGTCTCCGTCATCGGTGTCCGGCTCCAGCGGGACTCCGCGGAGCAGGGCGTGGCGACATCCACGGACACGGTGTTCGGCGTCGACCTCGCGGGCCGTCGCGCCGAGGTCATCCCGATCAGCCCGGAGGACGTCGGTGTCCGGCTGGCGCCGGTCATCCTCCCCGACTTCTTCGTCTACGCCGACGGCCTGCGCAATGTCACCGCCCGGAGCACCGACAGCTCCGGCGTCCTGTGGCGGCACCCCGTCGGCTACGACCTCCGGCCCGGCCTCGCCGTGCTCAGCCGCACGGTGTTCGCCATCGGCCGGGAACTCGAGGCCCTGAACCTCTCCACCGGCAAACTGCGCTGGCGGGTGAAACCCGAGCGCGGCATGTTCGCCTCCCTCGGCGGCTACGGCAACACCGTCTACGTCACCGGCACGGACCCCGCCGGCGTGTACGCCTTCAACGCCGGTACCGGCGCCCGCCGTTGGTTCTGCCCCACGCCACGCCTCAACATCGACCAGCCCGTCACCGCGGGTCCCGACGCCGTCTACGTCCCCGCCCACCAGAACAAGAACGGCATCTACGCGATCGGCGCCGCCAAGGGCAGACTCCTGTGGAACTTCACCGACGGCCTGGAGACCGGCGTCAACGACTGGCAGCTCGCCTGCGACCACAGCGGCGTCCTGGTCGCCCAGCACTACGACCGCGCGTACGGCCTGCCTGCCCCCTGA
- a CDS encoding NUDIX hydrolase translates to MTTSDFAAYIASLPRVLAGAAALFRDAEGRVLLVEPNYREGWALPGGTIESDDGETPRQGARRETLEEIGLDVEPGRLLAVDWVHGVGRPPLVAYVYDGGVLGDEELKRIRLQEEELLSWRLVPRAELTGHLPGTLGLRVLAALDALADGTGTVELENGNRVGRTVEGPA, encoded by the coding sequence ATGACCACCTCGGACTTCGCCGCGTACATCGCGAGCCTGCCCCGTGTCCTCGCCGGCGCCGCCGCGCTCTTCCGGGACGCCGAGGGGCGGGTGCTGCTCGTCGAGCCCAACTACCGCGAGGGATGGGCGCTTCCGGGCGGGACGATCGAGTCGGACGACGGGGAGACCCCGAGGCAGGGCGCGCGGCGCGAGACCCTGGAGGAGATCGGGCTGGACGTCGAGCCGGGGCGGCTGCTCGCCGTGGACTGGGTGCACGGCGTGGGGCGGCCTCCGCTGGTGGCGTACGTGTACGACGGCGGGGTGCTCGGCGACGAGGAGTTGAAGCGGATCCGCTTGCAGGAGGAGGAGCTGCTGTCGTGGCGGCTCGTCCCGCGCGCCGAACTCACCGGGCATCTCCCGGGGACACTCGGCCTCCGGGTGCTCGCAGCCCTGGACGCGCTGGCGGACGGCACGGGCACGGTCGAGCTGGAGAACGGCAACCGGGTGGGTCGAACCGTCGAAGGACCGGCCTGA
- a CDS encoding ADP-ribosylglycohydrolase family protein: MTPTTPTPVAPPVGAALADRVLGGWLGRIAGNMLGKPVEQGDLWTRERIDRYLRQAAALPLTDYLPEPATESDERALRPEWRSCVRGRIHGSCRDDDIDYAILGLHLLETHGFGFSTEQVGDLWLLRLPYLQTFTAERAAYRNLAQGLKPPLTATYDNPYQEWIGALIRADVHGWTCPGLPRRAASLARRDAVLSHTGNGVYGAMWAAALIAAAFTAPGVRAAVDEALAVIPAGSRLARTVRRVVSLHDAGVDWEDTLTTVGEETAGLGWIHVVPNAAVLTAGLLYGEGDFTRTIALTVRGGLDTDSNGATAGSVAGVLCGAAAIPDRWKDPLEDTVRSAVFGFDGVRISELAERTVRLAKASGS, from the coding sequence ATGACGCCCACCACCCCGACACCCGTCGCGCCCCCTGTGGGCGCAGCACTCGCCGACCGTGTTCTCGGGGGCTGGCTGGGCCGGATCGCGGGGAACATGCTCGGGAAACCGGTCGAGCAGGGGGACCTGTGGACGCGTGAGCGCATCGACCGGTATCTGCGCCAGGCCGCGGCCCTGCCCCTCACCGACTACCTCCCCGAGCCGGCCACCGAGAGCGACGAGCGGGCGCTGCGGCCGGAGTGGCGGAGTTGTGTACGCGGCCGGATCCACGGCAGCTGCCGTGACGACGACATCGACTACGCGATCCTCGGGCTGCACCTCCTGGAGACGCACGGTTTCGGCTTCAGCACCGAGCAGGTCGGCGACCTGTGGCTGCTGCGGCTGCCGTATCTGCAGACGTTCACCGCGGAGCGGGCGGCCTACCGCAACCTCGCCCAGGGTCTGAAGCCTCCACTGACCGCGACGTACGACAACCCGTACCAGGAGTGGATCGGCGCCCTCATCCGCGCCGACGTCCATGGCTGGACCTGCCCGGGCCTGCCGCGGCGCGCGGCCTCGCTGGCCCGGCGCGATGCGGTCCTCTCGCACACCGGCAACGGGGTGTACGGCGCGATGTGGGCGGCGGCGCTGATCGCGGCGGCGTTCACGGCGCCGGGGGTGCGGGCTGCCGTGGACGAGGCCCTGGCGGTGATCCCGGCGGGCAGCCGCCTCGCCCGGACCGTGCGCCGGGTCGTGTCACTGCACGACGCCGGGGTGGACTGGGAGGACACGCTCACCACGGTGGGTGAGGAGACGGCCGGGCTGGGCTGGATCCATGTCGTGCCGAACGCGGCGGTGCTGACCGCCGGGCTGCTGTACGGCGAGGGCGACTTCACCCGGACGATCGCGCTGACCGTCCGCGGCGGCCTGGACACCGACTCGAACGGGGCGACCGCCGGTTCGGTGGCGGGTGTGCTGTGCGGGGCGGCGGCGATTCCGGACCGGTGGAAGGACCCGTTGGAGGACACCGTGCGCAGCGCCGTCTTCGGCTTCGACGGGGTGCGCATCAGCGAACTCGCGGAGCGCACGGTGCGGTTGGCAAAGGCCTCCGGCTCCTGA